In Colletotrichum destructivum chromosome 1, complete sequence, the sequence GCACCTGTCGGGGCTGGTTATCGGTTGAAATGGAGCCTCGAAGCTCGGTTGGAGAGACTGTGTCTCTGGGCGAAATAAAGCAAGCAGAAGTCTATTGGTATCTTGGGGGGTCCATTGACGGTCGTAAAGTCATGAAGCGTCTGTATAGAAGCCATGAGTAATTTTCCAAGCAACAAAAGGGAACGACTGGGTGGCGTATGGTGATGGTGAGAGTTGCAGTATTTGGGATGGTGAGAAAAAGCAGAAGAGCAATACTCACAAGCAACgatgagaaagaaaaaaataaCAAACGCCAAATACCCAGAGTGCAAGATGGGCAAAGACCAAGGCGTCAAAGCGGGAGcgagaaaaggagagaagagTCGGGTATCGAGAGGTATTTGTTGATGCTCAGACGCTTGTGCTGAATTGCGTCCTTCCGCTCCGGTCTTTGCGCTTTTTTGGTGGGGGTCTGTCTACCTGATTGTGTCGGGGACCGAGCCAGGAACAAATATGTCTTGCCTTTTCCCTGCTGGTTAGTCAAGGCAAAGTGGTAGGAAATGGAGCTGTCTGGTGACACGGCGCCGTTCCTGGTGGAGGGAggtcggaggaggacgtggtggtgatgatgatgatgagagagaaaacagcggcgaagacggcgggcaGGAAGGGGCCTGGAATTCTTTTGTGTTTACTTTGTCAATTTCTCTCAGGCGGCGGAAAGACAGGAAACAGAGGCGCGGGAAAGGATACCTAGGGTGTTGACTTCTTGACCTAgaggtacctaggtaggcgCTAGTGGCTGGAATAGCGCTGGGAGGCAGAGTTGATGGGTCCAGGGCCTCTCAGTGGACTTGGATCCACTTTTCACTCACTGACCTCGTTTAAGCGAGGGAATCAGATGGTGACATTTTGACAGGTGGGGGCAGTCCATAGGCTACAGGTTACGGATTACAGGCTACGGCTGCTGCTCTTTGATCTTTGAGAAAGGAACACACAGACCCGACGCCGAATGCCTTTGGTTTTGACCGTTGACAGgtataggtaggtaggtaggtaggtggtacCTTATGTTTCACTTGCTTCCTGTTCGTCTTCCTTTGCTCTGCTAGCTTCAAACCTCGAAACTTCATTCTTTACCCGTTCCAACTGTATGCCCGGCTGGGGTAACTGAACTTGGCTGTTGAGACATGTATATTATTGCCATTGTTGTACGAACACAGTACGCTGTCCCTGTCTAACTGATGGTAAGTAGTGTTGGGGTTCGTCGCTGAAAATTGCCATCCCAGCTTGGCCTCATGGGCTGAGAGGATCTTCCTTGCACCAGCAAGACCCTGAAAAAAGGCAAACACACGGATGACCGAGCTttcccttctccttccaGCCACCGCTTTCGATTCCCGGCAGAGGCtgcgatggcctcgtcccTCTCCATGTCCACAATTTTCGATGCCTATTTACATGTTCCTCCCAATCGAAATAGTGCATCACTCAAATGTCAACAGCATCTGACCAAACAAcagccaaccaaccaaccaaccaaccaaccgGTGGACGACACACGACTTCACCGCCGCAAACGGGAAACATCGTCCACACGATCATCACAACAAACCTCCCGTTGCCGAGTCCACgacctcccccccgcccATTCTCAGTCTACGAGAGTCCCGGGGGGGCCTTTAAGGCTCAAAGTCcactcttcctcctccgaccGTCCAATCCCAAGAGATTGCTCAATCTCCTTCCTATGAGAGGCTCTCCGTCAAGTCGCCTGTGGACCGTGGACCGTAGACCGTGGACTATGCTGCGGTCCCTTGAGCGGTCAACCACTGGGAGTTTGCTGGGGGACAGGTCCACCAAGCCACCTCCCACAGCGAATCGCGGACATTGAGGCTATTTTCCCCGGGAGGAGGCTTCggcgccagcagcacgcaCAAATCCTCTTTGGGCGGAGGGCCACAGAGACAGATCGCCAGCCTCCGCCAGTCCCGAACGGCCACAGTCCCCCTCGGGCCTCGCagcaacagcggcggcggccccctcctccttctcctccttctcctcctccaaagAGCCTGCGTCCAAGGACCAGCATGCATCGTCATTCTACCAGTGGTTCCCTGACGATCCTCGGTTGATTGAGTCCGACATTTGGCGGGGTCGGTTGCGAGGCCTGATCGGGCGAGTATGGCGATTATTGGCGCCGTTGGGCTACTTGAGTAGGTTTCAACTCAGGCCCCAATCGTCCCAACTGACAACGTCCGCTGTGGAggttccccccctcccccatctccaaaaaaaaaaaaacggTGCTCGGTTTCGTTGCCCAGCAACCACGGGAAGTCCCTTGAACCGTGTGTATCCACGGCGCCATGAGTGACGTATCAGATGTCACCAAGTGGGCGCCGGTTACAAGTCCCACGCCAAACGTCTTTTGGCCCCTGCCGGCCGGCAACGCTTGGTGTCTTTCGCACGACTCGGACTCTCCAATGTCCACGGACGACTGATGTTTGGGAGAGAGACATGGTTTTTGACACGACGTGACGTGTTTTGGTGATGGCCTCATGCTGCAGCGACACAGCCCTTCCCCTTACCACCTATTGGATTTTCCCACTCGGATCGCCTATAGGTTACTGGTCTCGTATTTCTTCTTCAGCCGCAAGCAGTGGCCGAGAACAGGACCGATGTGACAGCGGCCGACTAACTGTATGCGACCACGCGCGCCTGTCAACGGCAGGGGTTCGCCCACAAGCAGCCCTCTGCATGTGCATGAGGGGAGGAAcggtccgccgccgctgtttTGGCAATTTCTAGAGAGGAGGGCAACATCAAGCACTCCCTCCCTCCGCTAGCTTCAGCCAGGCTTGCATCCGGCCATGCATCGACCCCGAAAGCTGTGGTTGACGAGGCCAGTCGCATCGAGCCGGGGTGGGGGTTGCTCAACCTGTCGCATCGTGCCATGTTTTCCCGAGTTTTGCGGTTTCTTAGAGAGCCGTCAAGCGAACTTGAGCAATCTGTCCTGGCGAAATGAGCGCTCACCCGCTACGTCCTACAGGATGCGTCGTTGTTCTTTCGTCGTGTGTTATGCGCCAAAGGCACTGCCGTTTTGTTTCGTCTCGAACGGCGTATGCTCTCGTCAATGGGAGAGGGCACCCGACTGGGAGGAGTCTAGGACACGCCAGCTCGTGGCGTCGGCGCGCCAGGCCCCCAACAATCGCTATCAAGCTGCTGCCTGGTTGCCGCAGTGCTGTCCGGAGAAGAACGTCCAAGGGGGACGGGACCTCCTTGGATTCAGGTGAATGGCTTCCTTCTCTCCAGTTCACGTCCACGACCTGCTGCCAGGGGTAGTGAGTGACCTGTCTGGcaaccctcccctcccatcATCAAACATTGCTACAAGCTGCCCAGGGATCACGTGCGCCGTTGTTGCCCTTCTTGGTTGACTGGTAACGTGTAACATCTTGGGGTCAAATCGCTGGGTAAACCCTTAAGACGTTCCCGCATAGATCAGTGGTGGCGAGTTTCGTCCTGGGGATAGATAAAAAATGTGTGAGCTCATATATCGGCCGAAGCCATCCCGTGCTGGTATTTCCACGCATGATTATAAGAATAAAATAAAAGGCAGCGCTGTTGTGTTTTGTTTCgcagaggagagaaaggaaaaaaaaagaaaggcgTTTGTAAATGCGAATGTCGTCTGTACATATGTACGTTTCCGTGAATTAACCACCCCCACCCAGCAGAACAGAAGAAGCACAGTGATGGAAGAAAAAGCACGGCCAGTCATCGTGAACGAGCCGGCGCGACCAAAAGTGAAGCCAACTCCAAACACCACGCAAAAGCATCCAATACCCGCCCGCCGACCCAGAGACCCcagacgacgagctcgagcacggcgacgacggcccgcGCGGCGAGCCCGGCGGCGCGCCGCAGTCAGAACTTGTTGAtgcgcttcttggccacGTCCATCTTGCCGCCCACGCGGTCGGCGTCCTCGTTGAGGCGGTCGAGCATCTTGGTCTGCTCCTGCACCTCGTCGTTGATCCGCAGCCCCATCTCCTTCTGCCTGCGCACGATGGCCGCCAGCGTGTTGACCTGCTCGTCCTGCTCGCTCATCATCTGGCGCTGCAGTTGCACGACGCCGCTGTTGTCGAGCTCCCGCGTGCGCTCGTTctccggcagcggcgcccCGAGAACCCGGCCACCCGTCCGCGCCCCGCCGTTGCGGttgctgccaccgccgcctaGCAGCGCCGCCTTGTCTCCCGTCGAGGCCCACCCTTCCCGTCCGCCGGATCCGCCGCCGATGCTCCCCTGCGCCATGCTGTTGCTCAGCTTATCGAGCCCCTCGCGCTCGACGCGCGCCGATGAGAGGAGATCCCTCCTGCGCcgcagctcgccgtcgccgaggcgtCCGCCCTCCTGCATGGCCCGCAACCCGTCGGTGAGGGTGCTGACTAGGGTGCCGGCCTTGACAAGGGAGCGCTTGgctgcggcgccggcctcggcggcagcggtggtgttgttggcgtCGACAGCGCCATCgcgacgggcgaggtggtTACGAGCGTCATGTAGGCACGTCTTCATCTCGCGATGGAGGTCGAGCCAGGTGGTcgggtcgccggcgccggcacgGCCATTGGTAATGAGTCCGTGGGCGCTTGCGGCCGAGTTGGAggtgctgccgacgccggTCGAGGGCAGGTTGAGAAAGGCACGCCAGGCGGTGGTGTCGCGCCAGCGGCGGTCGGGGgactcggcgatggcgcggAGGTaggcctcgaggccctgaCGGCGCTGCTCGGTGAGCTCGGGGGAGGAGACGGTGGACTTGAACCAGGACTTGGCAGGCAGCGGCTTCGGGGGTGGGGAGCCGACGAGGGAGGTGAGGGTCTGGTGGAGGGCGGTGAAGTCGGAGTAGCGCTTCTGGACGACGAAAGACTTGAGCGGCAGGCGCAGGGTGATGTTGTAAAGGGTGTAGGGCTTGGATTCGCCGGTCGAGAGGATGGTCGAGGGGATGGAAATCTCGGCCGGGGGTGCCATTGCAAGGTGCGGTTGAGGACAGGTGATTCTTGGTGATAGGTGTTTGTCGGGAGGTTAGTTGATGTTCGAGAGCTGTAGGCTCTAATGAGCAGAGTGGCGGGTCGTCGTAGCTCCCCTCGTCGATCCTGGATGGTGGATGGAAAGCCGGAGGAAGAGAGTAGAAGTGGAGAGAGTGAGAAAGCGTCGGGGGGGCAGTGTCGGTGATGTATTCGTAGGTACAGAGTACTACTGTGCAGCTATTGTCGTTTAAGCTTTTCGACGTCGTCTCACATGAAGTTGAGAAGCCGGGGCATTGGTCGTCAAAAGTTGTCGCAATAACAAGGCCGTCAGCCAAGTCGAATCCGTTTTTGTGTTGTTTTTGCGTAAAGAATGGCGGAATGGTGGAATGGGGTGCGTGGTGTAGTGGCTTTTTTGGTcagttgttgttggcgtCAGGCCTGTCGAAGCAACAAAGGCTTCAATGTCTTTGGCCTGGTTCGTGGTTCGTCTGGTGGTCGTTCCAggtcgagttccaggtcTCCACAGTCAGTGGTTTATTTACAGGCTTGCAGTGGCCGTCGCAGCGTTACAGTTCCAGTTCCAGCAGAAGCCGCAGCGGGCCATACCTTAAAGGGGTTTGGCCCACTAGCCCACCGGCCACCCATACCTGTTTGAGGTCCCCTGTCGATgcctctcactctctctctctctgtatgcgtgcgtgcgtgtgtatATCTGATGtactctctgtctctctctccttttctcttccaaAGCCCCATTCCCGGAAGACAACTGCTGCCTAGGTATTATGGACAGGTGGGCAGATGGTCGAGGATGCCCGCCGGCGGTTGTGTCCGTGAACGATGTTAGACGCCCGTGGCGCATTGGCGTGGAACTACTAAATCAGGGTCTGCAGCAGGGGAATGACCGCATATCTGGGATACTCCCACCTCACCTGGCTCTACACTGTCTTCGCACCCGATGGAGGCGAAGCCTAGGCTGACGCAAGCCAATAGGCGCACACGTTACTGCTGATCAGGTCACACAGTCTGAATTGCATACCATTGTTGGACCAATACTCGCTAGAGTTTAAAATACAGTGCACTCGGAACGATGAGGCGACTGACTGGAAACACTCTTCACTGGTGTCCAAATCGACGCTCAGCCAAGGCTGTGACTTGATGACAAACATTATGTGTACACTCGACAAGCCATGGCTTACACTTCTTAGACAAGACGTTTTGTGTCTGCCGGCAGTCGAGGCTGGAACTGTTCTATGACCAGCTAGCAAGACAACTATGAGCCAGTCATCTGTCTCGGGCATCGCTGCATTGGCACGTGGTTCGTCACAGCAAATACACTCTCAATAAAGATGGATAACCACGAATGACTCGATGCTCCAGACAAAACGTTTTGATTCTATCATGACTCCTCATACGGGGCCAGACCGCCGCAAACTCTGACCGACTTCGGCCTCGACTGTCCGAGTACTACTCGGCCTCCTCATCTCCGATATACTGATTATTACGTGCCGCTGGGTATTTGCACTAGCGCCAAACCCATGTGCTTTTTGCCTCGTCGCTCCCGACAAGACCTTCGCATCCCAAACATCCGATGGGCTTCCTCTCTGCTTCGCCCAAAAGCACCTCTCAACCCCATCTAGAAAGTCTCCTGGTCGtccacggcctcgccctctgCCGGGATCTCGAAGCCCTCCTCCGTCGAGTACAGGATGGTCTGGATCTgcttgacgaggccgtcttcttgctTCTCCAGCTCAgggtcctcctccaccgcctgCTGCACCAGGAGCTCAATGTCGCGGAGCTTGCTGAAGTAGAAGTCACGCTCGCGCTCGAGGCCCACGACCGTCTCCTTGAGCGTGGCGTTCTCCTGCTGAagcgccgccgtgccgggGCCGGCCGCCTTAGCcacacggccgccgcccagggGAGTGGTGCCGCCTCGTCTAGCAGCGGTACCGGTACCGGACGCCGTGCGGGGCGCGGCACCGCCACCCGAGGGGACGGGGGCGCCCTTTCTCCGCGCGACGGCATCGTACTCGTGGTCGGGGAAGTTCAGGTCCCAGAACTTCTTGGTCCATTGAAGGAACTCGAGGTTGTCCTGCATCTTGCACTTGACCAGCGCTTCGACGGGGATGGGCTTGTCGACCTGGTGCTTCGCAAAGGTGTCTGTTCGGGCGAGCGCCGTCAGCATGACCGGGCGACGGACAGAAACGTGGGACGAGATGGGAGGGTGCAAGACTCACTCTGCAACACCT encodes:
- a CDS encoding Putative target SNARE coiled-coil domain, PX domain superfamily — encoded protein: MAPPAEISIPSTILSTGESKPYTLYNITLRLPLKSFVVQKRYSDFTALHQTLTSLVGSPPPKPLPAKSWFKSTVSSPELTEQRRQGLEAYLRAIAESPDRRWRDTTAWRAFLNLPSTGVGSTSNSAASAHGLITNGRAGAGDPTTWLDLHREMKTCLHDARNHLARRDGAVDANNTTAAAEAGAAAKRSLVKAGTLVSTLTDGLRAMQEGGRLGDGELRRRRDLLSSARVEREGLDKLSNSMAQGSIGGGSGGREGWASTGDKAALLGGGGSNRNGGARTGGRVLGAPLPENERTRELDNSGVVQLQRQMMSEQDEQVNTLAAIVRRQKEMGLRINDEVQEQTKMLDRLNEDADRVGGKMDVAKKRINKF
- a CDS encoding Putative microtubule-associated protein RP/EB, with protein sequence MGESRQELIQWLNQLLSLNITKVEQCGTGAALCQVFDSIFMDVPMSRVKFNVNSEYAYIQNFKVLQNTFAKHQVDKPIPVEALVKCKMQDNLEFLQWTKKFWDLNFPDHEYDAVARRKGAPVPSGGGAAPRTASGTGTAARRGGTTPLGGGRVAKAAGPGTAALQQENATLKETVVGLERERDFYFSKLRDIELLVQQAVEEDPELEKQEDGLVKQIQTILYSTEEGFEIPAEGEAVDDQETF